The following proteins are encoded in a genomic region of Amycolatopsis sulphurea:
- a CDS encoding ArsR/SmtB family transcription factor, with product MQTFDVLAEPRRRALLDLLRDGERSVGELVAELELSQPAVSKHLRVLREAGLVTVRVAAQRRCYRLRPEPLAEVDAWLAPYRQFWSGRLDELERRLDESG from the coding sequence ATGCAGACCTTCGACGTGCTCGCCGAGCCCCGCCGCCGGGCGCTTCTCGACCTGCTGCGTGACGGCGAGCGCTCGGTCGGCGAGCTGGTCGCCGAACTGGAGCTGAGCCAGCCCGCGGTGTCCAAGCACCTGCGCGTGCTGCGCGAGGCCGGGCTGGTCACCGTCCGGGTGGCCGCGCAGCGGCGCTGTTACCGGCTCCGCCCGGAACCACTCGCCGAGGTGGACGCCTGGCTCGCGCCGTACCGGCAGTTCTGGTCCGGCCGGCTCGACGAGCTGGAACGCCGGCTGGACGAGAGCGGCTGA